From one Burkholderia pyrrocinia genomic stretch:
- a CDS encoding NAD(P)H-dependent flavin oxidoreductase, with translation MTMLPSRLPLIQAPMVGSLSPLAIAVCEAGGLGSLACAALGPQQLRDEIAAIRARTPAPFNVNFFCHTPPAPDAEVDARWRAALAGYYAEAGLDPADVKGGAGRAPFDDAMCAVVEELRPAVASFHFGLPHDMLLDRVRRTGALVVSSATTVEEARWLDARGVDAIVAQGAEAGGHRGMFLTDDIHAQPGLFALLPQIVDAVRAPVIAAGAIADGRGIAAAFALGARAVQIGTGYLLTPQAGRSAQHRAAVRAARDDGTRVTNLYTGRPARGLLTRFMREQGPMSALAPAFPLATAAVDPLRGAFERQGRDDFSLLWSGEAAALAREEEAGELTRRLWSDALACAAGLRDAFPQAV, from the coding sequence ATGACGATGCTGCCTTCCCGTTTGCCGCTGATCCAGGCCCCGATGGTCGGTTCGCTGAGCCCGCTCGCGATCGCGGTGTGCGAAGCCGGCGGGCTCGGTTCGCTCGCGTGCGCGGCACTTGGCCCGCAGCAATTGCGCGACGAGATCGCGGCGATCCGGGCGCGCACGCCCGCGCCGTTCAACGTGAACTTCTTCTGCCACACGCCGCCGGCGCCCGACGCCGAGGTCGACGCGCGCTGGCGCGCGGCGCTTGCCGGCTACTACGCGGAAGCCGGGCTCGATCCAGCCGACGTGAAGGGCGGCGCCGGCCGCGCGCCGTTCGACGATGCGATGTGCGCAGTCGTCGAGGAACTGCGGCCGGCCGTCGCGAGCTTCCATTTCGGGCTGCCGCACGACATGCTGCTCGACCGCGTGCGACGCACCGGTGCGCTGGTCGTTTCGTCCGCGACGACCGTCGAGGAAGCGCGCTGGCTCGATGCGCGCGGCGTCGACGCGATCGTCGCGCAGGGCGCGGAGGCCGGCGGCCATCGCGGGATGTTCCTGACCGACGACATCCACGCGCAACCGGGCCTGTTCGCGTTGCTGCCGCAGATCGTCGATGCGGTGCGCGCACCGGTGATCGCGGCAGGCGCGATCGCCGACGGGCGCGGCATCGCAGCCGCGTTCGCGCTCGGCGCGCGTGCGGTGCAGATCGGCACCGGCTACCTGCTGACGCCGCAGGCCGGCCGTTCGGCGCAGCATCGCGCGGCGGTACGCGCAGCGCGCGACGACGGCACGCGCGTGACCAACCTGTACACGGGCCGCCCCGCGCGCGGGCTGCTGACGCGTTTCATGCGCGAGCAGGGGCCGATGAGCGCGCTCGCACCTGCGTTCCCGCTCGCGACCGCGGCGGTCGATCCGCTGCGCGGCGCGTTCGAGCGGCAGGGCCGCGACGATTTCTCGCTGCTGTGGTCCGGCGAGGCCGCGGCGCTCGCGCGCGAGGAGGAGGCGGGCGAGCTGACGCGGCGCCTGTGGTCCGACGCGCTGGCATGCGCGGCGGGGCTGCGCGACGCGTTCCCGCAGGCGGTCTGA
- a CDS encoding M20 family metallopeptidase codes for MTSVDTTPVLDHDKLVTFIERKWNDEILHALTDYIAIPAKSPAFDPDWEKRGYLERVVTDAAQWAERQPVKGLKLEIVRLPGRTPVIFFESPATRSGSTDTILLYGHLDKQPEFDGWRADLGPWTPKFENGKLYGRGGADDGYAIYASLAALGALDEQGIERPRCVGLIETCEESGSYDLLPYVDALRDRLGQVSLVVCLDSGAGNYDQMWLTTSLRGLVSGDLQVEVLEEGIHSGVYGGIAPSSFRVMRQLFERLEDAKNGNLLPGVFHCEIPSSRVREADAAAAILGDAVWKGLPWACGADGKPVLPTTADPREALLNSTWRPSLSVTGAAGMPALADAGNVLRPRTAFKLSLRLPPLVDAAQAVQQLKELLELDPPYNAKVTFKPDAGAATGWAAPDLAPWLASSLDAASRRHFGADCAYMGLGGTIPLMNVLQEGFPSAQFMVCGVLGPKSNAHGPNEFLHVPYAKKLTAAVADVIATAR; via the coding sequence ATGACCTCCGTCGACACTACCCCCGTCCTCGACCATGACAAGCTCGTTACCTTCATCGAGCGCAAGTGGAACGATGAAATCCTCCACGCGCTGACCGACTACATCGCGATTCCCGCGAAGAGCCCCGCGTTCGACCCCGACTGGGAGAAGCGCGGTTATCTCGAGCGCGTCGTCACCGATGCCGCGCAGTGGGCCGAACGCCAGCCCGTGAAGGGCCTGAAGCTCGAGATCGTGCGCTTGCCGGGCCGCACGCCGGTGATCTTCTTCGAATCGCCGGCCACGCGCTCGGGCAGCACCGACACGATCCTGCTGTACGGCCACCTCGACAAGCAGCCCGAATTCGACGGCTGGCGCGCGGACCTCGGCCCGTGGACGCCGAAGTTCGAGAACGGCAAGCTGTACGGCCGCGGCGGCGCGGACGACGGTTATGCGATCTACGCGAGCCTCGCGGCGCTCGGCGCGCTCGACGAGCAGGGCATCGAACGGCCGCGCTGCGTCGGGCTGATCGAGACCTGCGAGGAATCGGGCAGCTACGACCTGCTGCCGTATGTCGACGCGCTGCGCGACCGGCTCGGCCAGGTGTCGCTCGTCGTGTGTCTCGATTCGGGCGCCGGCAACTACGACCAGATGTGGCTCACCACGTCGCTGCGCGGCCTCGTGTCCGGCGACCTGCAGGTCGAGGTGCTGGAAGAGGGCATCCACTCGGGTGTCTACGGCGGTATCGCGCCGTCGAGCTTCCGCGTGATGCGCCAGTTGTTCGAGCGTCTCGAGGACGCGAAGAACGGCAACCTGCTGCCGGGCGTGTTCCATTGCGAGATCCCGTCGAGCCGCGTGCGCGAAGCCGATGCGGCCGCCGCGATCCTCGGCGATGCAGTATGGAAGGGGCTGCCATGGGCGTGCGGCGCGGACGGCAAGCCGGTGCTGCCGACCACGGCCGATCCGCGCGAGGCGCTGCTGAATTCGACGTGGCGTCCGTCGCTGTCGGTGACGGGCGCGGCCGGCATGCCGGCGCTCGCCGATGCGGGCAACGTGCTGCGTCCGCGCACCGCGTTCAAGCTGTCGCTGCGCCTGCCGCCGCTCGTCGACGCCGCGCAGGCCGTGCAGCAGTTGAAGGAACTGCTCGAACTCGATCCGCCGTACAACGCGAAGGTCACGTTCAAGCCGGACGCGGGCGCCGCGACGGGCTGGGCCGCGCCGGATCTCGCGCCGTGGCTCGCGTCGTCGCTCGACGCCGCGTCGCGCCGCCACTTCGGCGCGGACTGCGCGTACATGGGCCTCGGCGGCACGATCCCGCTGATGAACGTGCTGCAGGAAGGCTTCCCGTCCGCGCAGTTCATGGTGTGCGGCGTGCTCGGGCCGAAGTCGAACGCGCACGGCCCGAACGAGTTCCTGCACGTGCCGTACGCGAAGAAGCTGACGGCTGCGGTTGCCGAC